A stretch of the Malus sylvestris chromosome 10, drMalSylv7.2, whole genome shotgun sequence genome encodes the following:
- the LOC126584607 gene encoding uncharacterized protein At3g52155, chloroplastic, with amino-acid sequence MNAVTLFNHSINLNIQQHSFSFPPAANPKWPRASSSSIRRRNASSGTRPSSSPLVVEVESKAVSDSEQTLPPSVARRLILLRHANSSWVDPSLKDHDRPLSERGQADAVKVSLKLQQLGWIPQLILSSNAVRTRETLTIMQQQVRGFLEAEVHYISSFYSIAAMDGQTAEHLQHIICNYSRDDILTVMCMGHNRGWEEAASMFTGASIELKTCNAALLETTGKSWDEAFTLAGLGGWKLQGIVKPVRL; translated from the exons ATGAATGCGGTAACTCTCTTTAACCATAGCATTAATTTGAATATTCAGCAGCATAGTTTCTCTTTCCCACCGGCTGCGAATCCCAAGTGGCCCAGAGCCTCTTCAAGTTCAATCCGTCGCAGAAACGCTAGCAGTGGTACTAGGCCTTCATCTTCACCTTTGGTCGTGGAAGTGGAGAGCAAAGCTGTTTCTGATTCTGAACAAACTCTTCCTCCATCCGTTGCTCGTCGCCTAATTCTGCTGCGTCACGCCAACAGTTCCTGGGTAGACCCTTCGCTAAAAG ATCATGATCGCCCCCTGAGTGAAAGAGGACAAGCCGATGCTGTCAAAGTCTCTCTCAAACTCCAACAGTTGGGTTGGATTCCTCAGCTTATTTTATCTAG CAATGCAGTGCGAACTAGGGAGACTCTTACTATAATGCAGCAACAAGTCAGAGGCTTCTTGGAGGCTGAGGTCCATTATATTTCCAGCTTTTATTCCATCGCCGCCATGGACGGGCAGACAGCTGAGCACCTTCAACACATTATCTGTAACTATTCTAGGGACGACATACTCACTGTCAT GTGCATGGGGCATAATAGGGGTTGGGAGGAGGCAGCCTCAATGTTCACTGGTGCCTCCATAGAACTCAAGACTTGCAATGCTGCTTTGCTTGAAACTACTGGGAAATCTTGGGATGAG GCATTTACTTTGGCAGGACTTGGGGGGTGGAAGCTGCAGGGCATTGTGAAACCTGTTAGACTATAA